One region of Epilithonimonas zeae genomic DNA includes:
- a CDS encoding phenylacetate--CoA ligase family protein, which translates to MELYPIIEKSDSDSIKSFQEGKLRELLVYLENHSPYYQKLFKENNIDISRINFLEDLQKIPTTSKNDIQQNNDDFFCVPQSEIVDYSTTSGTLGDPVTFGLSDKDLERLAYNEAISFACAGIQKGDVVQMITTIDKRFMAGLAYFLGLRKMGASVVRMGPGIPELQWDSIFRYKPKYLITVPSFLLKMIDYAEKHGLDYKNSSVYGAICIGEGLKNQDFTDNILSRKIKERWNIQLFSTYASTEMSTAFTECEFQVGGHHHPELIITEILDEDENPVKEGESGELTITTLGVEALPLLRFKTGDLVKAHYEPCKCGRNTMRLSPVIGRKQQMIKYKGTTLYPPAMNDILNDFSNILCYQIVIQSDEIGLDEIIIKLSTDSEDESFVNEVRDHFRAKLRVSPKIEVVDFEVLSKNVFNPNSRKPINFIDLRP; encoded by the coding sequence TTGGAACTATACCCAATTATTGAAAAATCAGATTCAGATTCAATCAAAAGCTTTCAGGAAGGCAAATTGAGAGAACTTTTGGTTTATCTGGAAAATCATTCGCCCTATTATCAGAAACTTTTTAAAGAGAACAATATTGATATCAGTCGTATTAACTTTTTAGAAGATTTACAAAAAATCCCTACGACTTCTAAAAATGATATTCAACAAAATAATGATGATTTTTTCTGTGTTCCGCAAAGCGAGATTGTTGATTATAGTACGACCTCGGGAACTTTGGGTGATCCTGTAACTTTCGGACTTTCGGATAAAGATTTGGAGAGATTAGCTTATAATGAAGCAATTTCCTTTGCTTGTGCAGGAATTCAAAAAGGTGATGTTGTGCAAATGATTACGACCATTGATAAAAGATTTATGGCCGGTTTGGCTTATTTTCTAGGACTCAGAAAAATGGGCGCAAGTGTCGTGAGAATGGGACCCGGAATTCCGGAATTGCAATGGGATTCGATTTTCAGATACAAGCCAAAATATTTGATAACCGTTCCATCTTTTCTTTTGAAAATGATAGATTATGCTGAAAAACACGGATTAGATTACAAAAATTCCAGTGTTTATGGTGCGATTTGTATTGGAGAAGGACTTAAAAATCAAGATTTCACAGATAATATTTTGTCTCGAAAAATAAAGGAAAGATGGAACATTCAACTATTTTCAACTTATGCTTCTACGGAAATGAGTACGGCTTTCACGGAATGTGAATTCCAAGTTGGCGGACATCATCATCCTGAATTGATTATTACAGAAATCCTCGATGAAGACGAAAATCCTGTAAAAGAAGGAGAAAGCGGTGAATTAACGATTACAACTTTGGGGGTTGAAGCGCTTCCATTATTGAGATTTAAAACCGGAGATCTGGTAAAAGCGCATTACGAACCTTGTAAATGCGGACGAAATACAATGCGATTAAGTCCTGTTATCGGAAGAAAACAACAAATGATAAAATACAAAGGAACGACGCTTTATCCGCCGGCGATGAATGATATTTTGAATGATTTTAGTAATATTCTGTGTTATCAAATCGTTATTCAGTCGGATGAAATTGGTTTGGACGAAATCATTATCAAACTAAGTACGGACAGTGAGGACGAGAGTTTTGTAAATGAAGTCAGAGATCATTTCCGCGCAAAACTGAGAGTAAGTCCAAAAATCGAAGTTGTGGATTTTGAAGTGTTATCGAAAAATGTTTTTAATCCAAACAGCCGAAAACCGATTAATTTTATAGATTTACGACCATAA